In one window of Bos taurus isolate L1 Dominette 01449 registration number 42190680 breed Hereford chromosome 15, ARS-UCD2.0, whole genome shotgun sequence DNA:
- the ZNF408 gene encoding zinc finger protein 408, whose protein sequence is MEATEELLLGRGRLQLAPDPRLGPESGWSPPSEGCAPGLKDVPPGPTRAILALKSLPRGLALGPSLTAEQRLGVWCVGEPLQPGLLWGPLEEGSVSEQKGNGVEPKRKEDVSLGSWGDVCACEQSAGWTSFVQLGRLEGEGNVAPVRIGERLHLRVSRRVLPGFELRLWPQLPSEGPSPPQPRLEEASSAAVVTEVESALRQEVACPGEDAAEPCPDPGHQSPPSIQAESVVSPGLTPQTQPPVPKENQPLGPLPADDSVDEEDPPQTQTPPEPQSSSAPQQGPARGEASSSSSDRAPQLCAHLVKKLRSPSGQHPPRAKTSEPGAQATGEPQRPGFPARLRSPPGPAGGSPKQGRRYRCGECGKAFLQLCHLKKHAFVHTGHKPFLCTECGKSYSSEESFRAHTLGHRGVRPFPCPQCDKAYGTRRDLREHQVVHSGARPFTCEQCGKAFARRPSLRLHRKTHQAAAAPTPCPCPVCGRPLASQGSLRNHMRLHTGEKPFPCPHCGRAFRQRGSLRGHLRLHTGERPYRCPHCADAFPQRPELRRHLISHTGEAHLCPVCGKALRDPHTLRAHERLHSGERPFPCPQCGRAYTLATKLRRHLKSHLADKPHRCPTCGMGYALLQSLRRHQLSHQPGAPASLPCEPPATSEPTVVLLQDAGSEGDGTPARDIFEVTISQSQEKCFVAPEEPGPAPGLVLIHKDLGFSTWAEVVEVETGS, encoded by the exons ATGGAGGCGACGGAGGAGCTGCTCTTGGGGAGGGGGAGACTGCAGTTAG CCCCCGATCCACGCCTGGGCCCGGAGTCGGGATGGAGCCCTCCCAGCGAAGGCTGTGCACCGGGACTCAAAGACGTCCCGCCCGGACCGACCCGAGCCATCCTCGCTCTGAAGAGCCTCCCCCGGGGCTTGGCCCTTGGCCCCTCACTCACCGCGGAGCAGCGCTTGGGGGTCTGGTGTGTCGGCGAGCCCTTGCAGCCGGGACTGCTCTGGGGGCCGCTGGAAGAGGGGTCTGTCTCCGAGCAGAAGGGAAATGGAGTGGAACCAAAGCGGAAGGAG GACGTGTCACTAGGCTCATGGGGAGACGTGTGTGCTTGTGAGCAGAGTGCAGGCTGGACTAG TTTTGTGCAGCTGGGCAGGCTGGAGGGCGAGGGGAACGTGGCCCCGGTGCGGATCGGCGAGAGGCTGCACCTGCGGGTGTCCCGGCGCGTGCTGCCGGGCTTTGAGCTGCGGCTGTGGCCCCAGCTTCCCTCCGAGGGCCCGAGCCCCCCCCAGCCCAGGCTAGAGGAAGCGTCGTCCGCAGCAGTGGTGACAGAAGTGGAGTCTGCCTTGCGACAGGAAGTGGCCTGCCCTGGGGAGGATGCAGCGGAACCTTGCCCAG ATCCCGGTCACCAGTCACCCCCCAGCATCCAGGCAGAGAGTGTGGTGAGCCCTGGACTTACGCCCCAGACCCAGCCCCCGGTTCCCAAGGAGAACCAGCCACTTGGCCCGCTGCCTGCAGATGACAGCGTGGACGAGGAGGACCCGCCCCAGACCCAGACGCCACCTGAGCCTCAGAGCAGCTCCGCTCCCCAGCAGGGCCCTGCGAGGGGTGAGGCCAGTTCCTCCTCTTCTGACAGGGCCCCCCAGCTGTGTGCTCACCTGGTCAAGAAGTTGCGGAGCCCCAGCGGTCAGCACCCACCCAGAGCGAAGACCTCAGAGCCCGGGGCCCAGGCGACTGGAGAGCCGCAGCGCCCTGGCTTCCCTGCACGCCTGCGGAGCCCCCCTGGCCCGGCGGGAGGCTCCCCAAAACAGGGCCGACGGTACCGCTGTGGGGAGTGCGGCAAGGCCTTCCTGCAGCTCTGCCACCTGAAGAAGCACGCGTTCGTGCACACGGGCCACAAGCCCTTCCTTTGCACTGAGTGCGGCAAGAGCTACAGCTCAGAGGAGAGCTTCAGAGCCCACACGCTGGGCCACCGCGGCGTGCGGCCCTTCCCCTGCCCGCAGTGCGACAAGGCCTACGGCACCCGGCGGGACCTCAGAGAGCACCAGGTGGTCCACTCCGGCGCCCGGCCCTTCACCTGCGAGCAGTGTGGCAAGGCCTTCGCCCGCCGGCCCTCCCTGCGGCTGCACCGCAAGACGCACCAGGCGGCGGCGGCCCCCACCCCGTGCCCCTGCCCGGTGTGCGGGCGGCCTCTGGCCAGCCAGGGCTCGCTGCGGAACCACATGCGGCTGcacacgggcgagaagccctTCCCGTGCCCACACTGCGGCCGTGCCTTCCGCCAGCGGGGCAGCCTGCGAGGGCACCTGCGGCTGCACACGGGGGAGCGCCCGTACCGCTGCCCGCACTGCGCCGACGCCTTCCCACAGCGGCCCGAGCTGCGGCGCCACCTCATCTCCCACACGGGCGAGGCCCACCTGTGCCCCGTGTGTGGGAAGGCGCTGCGGGACCCGCACACACTGCGCGCCCACGAGCGTCTGCACTCAGGGGAGAGGCCCTTCCCCTGCCCGCAGTGTGGCCGGGCGTACACGCTGGCCACCAAGCTGCGGCGCCACCTCAAATCCCACCTGGCCGACAAGCCGCACCGCTGCCCCACCTGCGGCATGGGCTACGCGCTCCTACAGAGCCTCAGGCGGCACCAGCTCAGCCACCAGCCCGGGGCCCCCGCCAGCCTGCCCTGCGAGCCGCCCGCCACATCCGAGCCCACCGTGGTGCTCCTGCAGGATGCAGGCAGCGAAGGGGACGGCACCCCGGCCCGGGACATCTTCGAggtcaccatttcccagagccaGGAGAAGTGCTTTGTGGCGCCTGAGGAGCCGGGCCCTGCCCCCGGCCTGGTGCTCATCCACAAGGACCTGGGCTTCAGCACCTGGGCGGAGGTGGTGGAGGTGGAGACGGGCAGCTGA